In a single window of the Niabella ginsenosidivorans genome:
- the miaE gene encoding tRNA-(ms[2]io[6]A)-hydroxylase, producing MELSQDTKNILGLQLPTDPRWVNLAEISLEAILTDHAYCEQKAATSCISIIQRYSDKDKLVKALAPIVTEEWGHFRLVLQELEKRGLQLGRQRKDTYVNALLQFQSKGGSPDAVFLDKLLTMAMIEARSCERFKRLSEGLNDAYLSRFYRRFMESEAGHYTLFIELAEEYLPKDQVRKRWTEWLKHEASIMQEMELRGDRIH from the coding sequence ATGGAACTTTCACAGGATACAAAAAACATCTTGGGACTGCAACTGCCTACAGACCCGCGCTGGGTCAATCTTGCAGAAATATCCCTGGAAGCTATTCTTACAGATCATGCTTATTGCGAGCAAAAAGCAGCTACCAGCTGTATTTCCATTATACAGCGTTATAGTGATAAAGATAAACTGGTAAAAGCCCTCGCTCCGATTGTTACAGAAGAATGGGGCCATTTTCGCCTGGTATTGCAGGAACTGGAAAAAAGAGGATTACAACTGGGCCGGCAGCGTAAGGACACATATGTAAATGCCCTGCTTCAGTTTCAGTCAAAAGGGGGCAGCCCCGATGCTGTTTTTCTGGATAAACTGCTGACCATGGCAATGATAGAAGCAAGAAGCTGCGAGCGTTTTAAACGCTTAAGCGAGGGGTTGAACGATGCCTACCTGAGCAGATTCTATCGCCGCTTTATGGAAAGCGAGGCCGGTCATTACACCTTATTCATAGAGTTAGCGGAAGAATATCTGCCCAAAGACCAGGTACGTAAAAGATGGACTGAATGGCTGAAGCATGAAGCTTCCATTATGCAGGAAATGGAACTGAGAGGTGATCGCATTCATTAA
- a CDS encoding copper resistance protein NlpE, which produces MKQAVQIIAATLLLACNTGPDKESESAKAPVVTGISEYEGVLPCADCPGIQTNLRLLEDSSLFILTEKYEGRKGIYQEKGAFELHPADTTMVLTLKNGKRFFKVAVGQLIQLDQNGTSIKGSSTGRYILKKIH; this is translated from the coding sequence ATGAAACAAGCTGTACAAATAATAGCGGCTACCTTGTTGCTGGCCTGCAATACGGGGCCAGATAAAGAAAGTGAAAGTGCCAAAGCACCTGTTGTGACCGGCATTAGCGAGTATGAGGGCGTGCTGCCTTGCGCAGATTGCCCGGGCATACAAACAAATCTCAGGCTGCTGGAAGACAGCTCACTGTTTATTCTTACGGAGAAATATGAAGGGCGTAAAGGCATATACCAGGAAAAAGGAGCCTTTGAACTGCATCCTGCTGATACAACAATGGTGCTTACCCTAAAGAACGGAAAGCGATTTTTTAAAGTTGCGGTGGGGCAATTAATACAACTGGATCAGAACGGAACGTCAATCAAAGGCAGCAGTACAGGCCGGTATATCCTTAAAAAAATACATTAA
- a CDS encoding GNAT family N-acetyltransferase, translated as MIIIKQIEMQDRLYKQEQDLRNRILLRPIGLPDHGWEMDDHKAWHFVAVEKDKVVGCVILVPLDQEHRSAQLKQMAVETTCQYKGIGRLLVEALLVFAKEKKFREITCHAQDTAILFYLKNGFEIYDEPFVEVGVPHHHMRIFLDAIPAY; from the coding sequence ATGATCATAATAAAGCAGATTGAGATGCAGGACAGGCTTTACAAACAGGAACAGGATTTACGGAACCGTATTCTGCTGCGGCCGATCGGTTTACCGGATCATGGCTGGGAGATGGATGATCATAAAGCCTGGCATTTTGTTGCAGTGGAAAAGGATAAAGTGGTAGGATGTGTGATCCTGGTGCCGCTGGATCAGGAGCACCGGAGCGCACAGCTAAAGCAAATGGCAGTGGAAACGACCTGCCAGTATAAAGGCATTGGCCGGTTGCTGGTGGAAGCATTACTGGTATTTGCAAAAGAAAAGAAATTCAGAGAGATCACCTGTCATGCACAGGACACAGCGATCCTGTTTTACTTAAAAAATGGTTTTGAGATCTATGATGAACCATTTGTGGAAGTTGGTGTGCCGCATCATCATATGCGGATCTTTTTAGATGCTATTCCTGCCTATTGA
- a CDS encoding ribonuclease H-like YkuK family protein: MEQQQWQRFGGTFLSGPVAEEVNKALITEQEAGNTIQVCLGTDSQVKGAVIEFATVIVFVRRGKGAFLFLQKELLHKKMSIRERLLMEVDKTVQLTLQLNEVFKRHRIAPELHIDINTSAAYRSNAALHEAIGYVSGMGWTCKAKPNAFASSSCANRVVQ; this comes from the coding sequence ATGGAACAACAACAATGGCAGCGGTTCGGTGGAACATTTTTAAGCGGACCGGTTGCTGAAGAAGTGAACAAGGCATTAATAACGGAACAGGAAGCCGGCAATACTATACAGGTATGCCTGGGCACCGACAGCCAGGTAAAAGGCGCCGTTATTGAATTTGCAACAGTGATCGTTTTTGTACGAAGAGGAAAGGGCGCTTTTCTTTTTCTGCAGAAAGAACTGCTGCATAAAAAAATGAGCATCCGGGAGCGCCTGTTAATGGAAGTAGATAAAACCGTTCAGCTGACGTTACAACTGAATGAGGTCTTTAAAAGACACAGGATCGCTCCGGAGCTGCATATAGACATTAACACTTCTGCTGCATATAGAAGTAATGCCGCGCTCCACGAAGCCATAGGGTACGTTTCAGGAATGGGCTGGACCTGTAAGGCAAAACCAAACGCCTTTGCAAGCTCCAGCTGTGCCAACAGAGTTGTTCAATAA
- a CDS encoding AAA family ATPase, translating to MEQESIQKVINTNELFGDAFINAKVLYLHEFGKLPCTLFIGQLDGSKAFTALKELLAGRTRHIFQRQWFKRKNKKFQYDTAIFLLNDGCILELDEYWCEILHDGNNDLLIREIVHLLQQFHEKKKKEPLEINLIVRDGNRLLLKSMEIKRNRLDLDLFYEDDFKAVDSCIRQRLNRKKDKGIVLLHGLPGTGKTSYLRYLVGKIRKRVLFLSPSVAGNLISPDFIQLLINNPDTVLIIEDAENIIMDRRYSSGSSVSDLLNISDGLLADFLNIQLICTFNSALTLIDEALLREGRLIAKYEFRKLSVEKARALACHLGYPQNITEPSTLAEICNFEPVAGKQAKPAPIGFRLATS from the coding sequence ATGGAACAGGAATCAATACAAAAAGTAATCAACACCAATGAGCTTTTCGGAGATGCGTTTATCAATGCAAAAGTGCTGTATCTTCATGAATTCGGCAAATTGCCCTGCACACTGTTCATAGGTCAGCTGGATGGCAGTAAGGCTTTTACTGCATTGAAAGAACTGCTGGCCGGTCGGACCAGGCACATTTTCCAGCGTCAATGGTTCAAGCGGAAAAATAAAAAGTTCCAGTATGATACAGCGATCTTCCTTTTAAACGACGGCTGTATCCTGGAACTGGATGAGTACTGGTGTGAGATCCTGCACGATGGAAACAATGATCTGCTGATCCGGGAAATCGTGCACCTGCTGCAGCAATTCCACGAAAAGAAAAAAAAGGAGCCACTGGAAATTAACCTGATCGTCCGCGACGGGAACAGGCTGCTGCTAAAATCAATGGAAATAAAAAGAAACAGGCTCGATCTGGATCTTTTTTATGAAGATGATTTCAAAGCAGTGGACTCGTGTATCCGCCAGCGGCTGAACCGGAAAAAAGATAAGGGCATTGTACTGCTGCACGGCTTGCCCGGAACAGGGAAAACCTCGTACCTCAGGTACCTGGTGGGAAAGATCAGAAAGCGGGTGCTTTTCCTCTCACCTTCCGTTGCAGGCAACCTGATCAGCCCGGATTTTATCCAGTTGCTGATTAATAACCCGGATACGGTACTGATCATTGAAGATGCTGAAAATATTATTATGGACCGTCGCTACAGCTCCGGTTCATCGGTATCTGATCTGTTGAATATATCAGACGGGTTACTGGCCGACTTTTTAAACATTCAGCTCATCTGCACTTTTAACAGCGCACTCACCCTTATTGATGAAGCACTGCTGAGAGAGGGCCGGCTCATTGCAAAATATGAATTCAGGAAATTGAGCGTGGAAAAGGCCCGGGCGCTGGCATGCCATCTGGGATACCCGCAAAACATTACAGAGCCCAGCACTTTGGCGGAGATCTGTAATTTTGAACCGGTTGCCGGAAAACAGGCAAAACCGGCCCCGATCGGCTTCCGGCTGGCAACCAGCTAA